A single Bradysia coprophila strain Holo2 chromosome X unlocalized genomic scaffold, BU_Bcop_v1 contig_766, whole genome shotgun sequence DNA region contains:
- the LOC119070315 gene encoding fibroblast growth factor receptor-like 1, producing MHGTVLIFLQIITCAFSFGMESQIIFEYSRNSGSDTTIPSPVITDGPTNKTALTDSQVVLQCCVNSLIRPSITWFKRQEGPLTSLNDTANLIQYSDIHGVSHYYAALESAGERLLPDGVYLSKLILNGVTEQDSGFYGCVAMNYGGYKFQEAHLNVLDAVDSENDEPEPDVRSLFLLFLIPVGLALAPLTLWTCYVLIRKQKLKQVEHKIDTNGNDYVQVNRLIV from the exons ATGCATGGAACGGTGTtgatatttttgcaaattataaCTTGTGCGTTCTCTTTTGGAATGGAATCTCAGATAATATTCGAATATTCGCGTAACAGTGGAAGTG aTACTACCATCCCATCTCCAGTAATTACCGATGGACCAACAAATAAAACCGCTCTGACTGACTCCCAAGTAGTTCTACAATGCTGCGTGAACAGTTTGATTCGACCGAGCATAACATGGTTTAAGAGACAAGAGGGACCACTCACCTCACTGAACGATACGGCAAACCTTATTCAGTATTCTGACATCCATGGTGTGTCACACTATTATGCTGCATTAGAATCGGCAGGCGAAAGGCTTCTACCTGACGGAGTTTATTTGAGTAAATTAATTCTGAATGGTGTCACCGAGCAAGATTCCGGTTTCTACGGCTGTGTTGCCATGAACTATGGTGGATACAAATTTCAAGAAGCTCATTTAAATGTTCTGGATGCAGTAGATAGCGAAAATGATGAGCCAGAGCCGGATGTACGAAGcctgtttttgttgtttttaatacCAGTTGGCCTGGCACTAGCACCGTTAACTCTATGGACCTGCTATGTGTTGatcagaaaacaaaaattgaagcaGGTCGAACACAAAATAGATACAAACGGAAACGATTACGTTCAAGTAAATCgattaattgtttaa
- the LOC119070316 gene encoding UPF0729 protein AAEL015238: MVCVPCFIIPVLLFIWHRFIQPIVLRYWNPWAVKDEHGNVVENKKPEFPFQCAGGQCPFPMKKSLATTAENNETNGNNGELIQDSTDGTNKSDECKKVD, encoded by the coding sequence atggttTGTGTACCGTGTTTCATAATACCCGTCCTGTTATTTATTTGGCATCGCTTCATTCAACCCATTGTTTTGCGTTACTGGAATCCGTGGGCAGTGAAAGATGAGCATGGCAATGTTGTCGAAAATAAGAAGCCCGAATTTCCGTTTCAATGTGCTGGTGGCCAGTGCCCGTTTCCGATGAAGAAAAGTTTAGCGACGACCGCCGAGAACAACGAAACCAATGGGAACAATGGAGAATTGATCCAGGATAGCACAGATGGCACCAACAAGAGTGATGAATGCAAAAAAGTTGACTAA
- the LOC119070308 gene encoding uncharacterized protein PFB0145c-like, whose amino-acid sequence MDYREKRVAHMTTVAPNKCYARYNTCDVLSSLFISLYKIMINNNNEKGNDGNNSNFICDFNKWKHYYENLIDSITKELDFYKTEHTVLRAEIGAITSHKIEPSSNECDNELTKYKNASEAVVKNLKSQLEQLSQEQRSLYTLWNTSQKIISHLELEINEKNKIIKDPTLIEELKQQLKISQENFAAKKSKMKTELEKEREIKLCLIKNYKNSEEKFKLLEQKYSVLLAEKPRYIKHITILEQQLHSLKSSNVELQSSKTDLEKRLSESLCTVRDSIKREQEALAKVQELLNITDLAIAEKNATLLREKDIRDDCDHLTSSIAEVFEEAANKVEKERTETEKRHMDSVKQFEEIIARMKVTQTQISHNYSIAQQKNQLLESKLKESEETNSKLDADLQVASLQIVDLEMKLQAAEKVNRNEKEANKILEKRTQEFQDFLDKKKRLNERYLHCDDAVCIFFSKSESTHAYLLSIKTLERRI is encoded by the exons ATGGATTATCGTGAAAAAAGAGTAGCTCATATGACAACGGTTGCACCAAACAAATGTTATGCCAGGTACAATACCTGTGATGTGCTTTcttctttgtttatttcacTGTACAAAATTATGATAAACAACAATAATGAAAAGGGGAACGACGGCAataattcgaattttatttg TGATTTTAACAAGTGGAAACATTATTACGAGAATTTGATAGACTCGATTACGAAGGAATTGGATTTTTATAAG ACTGAGCACACCGTTCTACGAGCAGAAATCGGTGCCATTACATCACATAAAATCGAGCCTAGTTCAAATGAATGCGATAATGaattgacaaaatacaaaaatgcaTCTGAAGCAGTGGTTAAAAATCTGAAATCACAATTAGAACAACTGAGCCAA GAACAACGCAGTCTATACACGTTATGGAATACATCGCAAAAGATTATATCGCATTTGGAGTTGGAAataaacgagaaaaataaaatcattaaagaTCCGACACTTATTGAAGAG TTGAAACAGCAGCTCAAAATTTcacaagaaaattttgcagcaaagaaaagcaaaatgaaaactgAGTTGGAAAAAGAGAGGGAAATTAAATTGTGTCTAATaaagaattataaaaattccgAGGAAAAGTTCAAATTATTGGAACAGAAATACAGCG TTCTTTTAGCCGAAAAGCCCAGATATATTAAACACATCACAATACTCGAACAGCAGTTGCATTCTCTGAAGTCATCGAACGTGGAACTTCAAAGTTCTAAAACTGATTTAGAAAAACGATTATCAGAATCATTATGTACAGTCCGAGATTCCATTAAAAGAGAACAGGAGGCATTAGCGAAGGTTCAGGAGCTTCTTAACATAACCGATTTAGCTATTGCCGAGAAGAATGCTACTCTGTTGCGAGAAAAAGACATTCGGG ATGACTGTGACCATTTAACATCAAGCATTGCTGAAGTATTCGAAGAAGCGGCAAATAAAGTAGAGAAAGAAAGAACGGAAACAGAAAAACGACATATGGACAGCGTGAAACAGTTCGAGGAAATCATTGCTAGG ATGAAAGTTACACAGACTCAAATATCGCATAACTATTCAATCGCTCAACAGAAAAACCAACTACTTGAATCCAAACTGAAAGAGTCAGAAGaaacaaattcgaaattagATGCGGACCTGCAAGTAGCTTCATTGCAAATT GTGGACCTGGAAATGAAACTCCAAGCAGCAGAGAAAGTAAATAGAAACGAAAAAGAAGCCAACAA aattttagaGAAAAGGACACAAGAATTTCAAGACTTCCTTGACAAAAAGAAGCGGTTAAATGAGAGGTATTTGCATTGCGACGATGcagtttgcatttttttttctaaatctgAGAGCACACATGCATATTTATTAAGCATTAAAACCTTGGAGAGGCGAATTT
- the LOC119070313 gene encoding uncharacterized protein LOC119070313, which translates to MSAEILSVGEAGKHAGVINALLFVNDHVFSGGSDGVINVWGKDLQFQRDIPIHKDFAVLAFEANLQNHLYTSGRDGSLRYFRVPWRSNNNDVLVQAVAADVTALFCVGNLLYSGDDKGIINRWYNNKVSCQLNVMREVKSIAVDGNNLYTCSEKDVVFTDLKPDIEDEDNTKATMPGRNPMILFGPKVNNHQDYLIFLTRDGKGINIVNSGFPFEVVWTEENAHETVINGICATDDSLFTAGSDGKVKRWKNLDRKPTVVETIDVGKRITALCIGPIHTVIVGDPESEEGVETFTYTTIYAGDADGVVRRLKFDA; encoded by the exons ATGTCTGCTGAAATTCTAAGTGTCGGTGAGGCTGGCAAACATGCCGGCGTTATAAACGCGTTATTGTTTGTAAATGACCATGTTTTTAGTGGGGGAAGTGATGGAGTTATTAAC GTGTGGGGTAAAGACTTGCAATTTCAACGGGACATCCCCATTCATAAAGATTTCGCTGTACTCGCATTCGAAGCAAATTTACAGAACCATTTATACACTAGTGGCCGTGATGGAAGTCTGAGATATTTCCGTGTCCCATGGCGAAGCAATAACAATGATGTTTTAGTGCAGGCAGTTGCGGCTGATGTTACAG CTCTGTTCTGTGTTGGCAATCTTCTTTACTCAGGTGATGACAAAGGCATTATCAACAGATGGTACAACAATAAAGTCAGTTGCCAATTGAACGTGATGAGGGAG GTGAAATCAATTGCTGTTGACGGAAATAATCTGTACACTTGTAGTGAAAAGGATGTTGTTTTTACCGATCTTAAACCTGACATAGAAGATGAAGACAATACAAAAGCGACAATGCCTGGACGCAATCCGATGATTTTATTCGGTCCGAAGGTCAACAATCATCAGGactatttgatatttttgacaCGCGACGGCAAGGGTATCAACATAGTAAATAGCGGATTCCCTTTCGAAGTTGTATGGACTGAAGAG AACGCCCATGAAACAGTTATCAATGGAATATGTGCCACGGACGATAGTTTGTTTACTGCTGGAAGTGATGGAAAAGTAAAgcgatggaaaaatttggataGAAAACCGACAGTGGTGGAAACAATTGATGTTGGGAAGCGCATAACTGCTCTATGCATTGGACCCATTCACACAGTTATCGTTGGTGATCCGGAGTCTGAAGAGGGGGTTGAGACATTTACTTACACGACAATTTATGCTGGCGATGCAGACGGTGTGGTAAGGCGCCTTAAATTTGATGCATAA
- the LOC119070312 gene encoding homoserine O-acetyltransferase-like, with translation MENSDTNNDQVRGEVKIFDIGDLKLQSGMTLKSARIVAKIFGSPNNPCIVFPTWYSGTHEDNEWLIGGDKTLNPSKYFIVIFNMFGNGLSSSPSNQPEPYNGPRFPNVTLYDNIKAQHKVLTEYLNIKEVECVLGWSMGAQQSFQWAAQFPDLVKSIVPFCGSAKTSLHNVVFLEGPKSALMADSAFTDGWYKYPPTKGLRAFARVYAGWGFSQAFYREKIYETDLGFGSLEDFLVGFWEGYFLKKDANNLLCQLWTWQHGDISANELYNYNFEKALNAITARAIVMPGSHDLYFPPEDSQVEVKLMPNAKFVAIPSIWGHWAGGPGTNPTDVQFIDNVLKDFLLRH, from the exons ATGGAGAATTCCGACACAAACAATGATCAAGTGAGAGgtgaagtgaaaatttttgatatcgGCGATCTGAAGCTACAGTCTGGCATGACACTGAAATCTGCTAGGATTGTAGCGAAGATATTTGGATCACCTAACAATCCATGTATCGTTTTTCCTACTTGGTACTCTGGTACACACGAAGACAATG AGTGGCTTATTGGCGGCGACAAAACACTGAATCCaagcaaatatttcattgtcaTTTTTAATATGTTCGGAAACGGCCTATCCTCAAGTCCATCCAATCAGCCGGAACCGTACAATGGACCACGATTTCCTAATGTTACGCTTTATGACAATATCAAAGCTCAACACAAAGTGTTGACggaatatttaaatataaaagagGTGGAATGTGTGTTGGGTTGGTCTATGGGTGCGCAACAATCATTTCAATGGGCAGCTCAGTTTCCCGATCTGGTTAAGTCTATAGTACCGTTCTGTGGCAGTGCCAAAACATCGCTTCACAATGTAGTATTTTTAGAAGGACCAAAAAGTGCACTAATGGCTGACTCAGCATTTACCGACGGATGGTACAAGTACCCACCGACTAAGGGTTTGCGTGCATTTGCCAGAGTATATGCTGGATGGGGATTTTCGCAAGCTTTCTATAGGGAAAAGATTTATGAAACAGACCTAGGCTTCGGAAGTTTGGAAGACTTTTTGGTCGGTTTCTGGGAGGgttattttctgaaaaaagaTGCAAACAATTTACTATGTCAATTGTGGACCTGGCAACATGGTGACATTTCGGCTAATGaactttacaattacaattttgaaaaagcaTTAAATGCCATCACTGCACGAGCCATTGTAATGCCGGGATCGCATGACCTGTATTTCCCACCAGAAGATAGTCAAGTGGAAGTGAAATTAATGCCAAATGCAAAGTTTGTAGCAATACCGTCCATATGGGGTCATTGGGCCGGCGGACCAGGAACAAATCCAACAGATGTGCAGTTTATTGACAATGTTTTGAAAGACTTCCTTTTGAGGCATTAG